One region of Streptomyces subrutilus genomic DNA includes:
- a CDS encoding carbohydrate ABC transporter permease — translation MTDETAVLSPSAAGSKQPAAEGGGRGQVWRSRRYRWDLRWSPYAFVAPFFLFFAAFGLFPLLYTGWAALHQVELTDPDNMTWVGLKNFTRLWDDEFFWNALRNTVTIGLLSTVPQLAIALGLAHLLNYKMRGSAFFRVAVLTPYATSVAAATLVFVLLFGRDYGMVNWALSAVGLGSVDWQNGTFASQLAVSTIVIWRWTGYNALIYLAAMQAVPGELYESAALDGASRWQQFLHVTVPSLRPTIFFTCVVSTIGATQLFGEPLLFNGGAGATGGSEHQFQTLGLYLYEQGWVNLHLGRASAIAWAMFLILLVIAGAARLLRGRGASR, via the coding sequence GTGACGGACGAGACAGCTGTCCTGTCCCCTTCCGCCGCCGGCTCCAAGCAGCCGGCGGCGGAAGGGGGCGGCCGGGGCCAGGTGTGGCGCTCGCGGCGCTACCGCTGGGACCTGCGGTGGAGCCCGTACGCCTTCGTGGCGCCCTTCTTCCTCTTCTTCGCCGCCTTCGGGCTGTTCCCGCTGCTGTACACGGGCTGGGCGGCGCTGCACCAGGTGGAACTGACCGATCCGGACAACATGACGTGGGTGGGGCTGAAGAACTTCACCCGGTTGTGGGACGACGAGTTCTTCTGGAACGCCCTGCGCAACACCGTCACCATCGGACTGCTGTCCACGGTGCCGCAGTTGGCCATCGCGCTCGGTCTGGCCCATCTGCTGAACTACAAGATGCGCGGCTCGGCCTTCTTCCGGGTCGCCGTGCTCACCCCGTACGCGACCTCGGTGGCGGCGGCCACCCTGGTGTTCGTGCTGCTCTTCGGTCGGGACTACGGGATGGTCAACTGGGCGCTGTCCGCGGTCGGTCTGGGGTCGGTGGACTGGCAGAACGGCACCTTCGCCTCCCAGCTGGCGGTCTCCACGATCGTGATCTGGCGGTGGACCGGCTACAACGCGCTGATCTACCTGGCGGCGATGCAGGCCGTGCCGGGCGAGCTGTACGAGTCGGCCGCGCTGGACGGAGCCTCGCGCTGGCAGCAGTTCCTGCACGTGACGGTGCCCTCGCTGCGGCCGACGATCTTCTTCACCTGTGTCGTCTCGACGATCGGGGCGACCCAGCTGTTCGGTGAGCCCCTGCTGTTCAACGGCGGGGCGGGCGCGACGGGCGGCTCGGAGCACCAGTTCCAGACGCTCGGGCTGTACCTGTACGAGCAGGGCTGGGTGAACCTGCACCTGGGGCGGGCTTCCGCCATCGCCTGGGCGATGTTCCTGATCCTGCTGGTCATCGCGGGCGCGGCACGGCTGCTGCGCGGACGGGGGGCTTCCCGATGA
- a CDS encoding carbohydrate ABC transporter permease, with the protein MRSLRAGRLTYLVLGLFTVGSLFPLVWTAIAASRSNTRLAQTPPPFWFGGNLGRNLQVAWTDANMGTALLNTVIVAGTVAAGTVVFSTLAGFAFAKLRFRGSRLLLGLVIGTMLIPPQLSVVPLYMLIAELSWTDRLQAVILPTLVSAFGVFFMRQYLAQALPMELVEAARTDGASSLRIVWHVVFPVARPAMAVLAMLTFVMAWNDFFWPIVALTQNGSPTVQVALTGLGRGYIPDQSVIMAGALLGTLPLLLVFLLFGRQIVGGIMQGAVKG; encoded by the coding sequence ATGAGATCCCTGCGCGCGGGCAGGCTCACGTACCTGGTGCTGGGCCTGTTCACCGTCGGTTCGCTCTTCCCCCTCGTCTGGACGGCCATCGCGGCCTCCCGGAGCAATACCCGCCTCGCGCAGACCCCGCCGCCGTTCTGGTTCGGCGGGAACCTGGGCCGCAACCTCCAGGTCGCGTGGACCGACGCGAACATGGGCACCGCCCTGCTGAACACCGTGATCGTGGCCGGCACCGTCGCCGCGGGGACGGTGGTGTTCTCCACCCTGGCGGGCTTCGCCTTCGCCAAGTTGCGCTTCCGGGGAAGCAGGCTGCTGCTGGGGCTGGTGATCGGGACGATGCTGATCCCGCCGCAGCTGAGCGTGGTGCCCCTGTACATGCTGATCGCCGAGCTGTCGTGGACCGACCGGCTGCAGGCGGTGATCCTGCCGACCCTGGTGTCGGCGTTCGGCGTCTTCTTCATGCGGCAGTACCTGGCGCAGGCCCTGCCGATGGAACTGGTGGAGGCGGCGCGCACGGACGGGGCGAGTTCGCTGCGGATCGTGTGGCACGTGGTGTTCCCCGTCGCCCGGCCGGCGATGGCCGTGCTGGCCATGCTGACCTTCGTGATGGCCTGGAACGACTTCTTCTGGCCGATCGTCGCGCTGACCCAGAACGGCAGCCCGACGGTGCAGGTGGCCCTGACCGGGCTGGGCCGGGGATACATCCCCGACCAGTCGGTGATCATGGCGGGCGCGCTGCTGGGCACGCTCCCGCTGCTGCTGGTGTTCCTCCTCTTCGGCCGCCAGATCGTGGGCGGCATCATGCAGGGAGCTGTCAAGGGATGA
- a CDS encoding ABC transporter substrate-binding protein codes for MRAHARARRTLATAVTAVGAAALLLAGCAQDPTEKPQGGAPAGDKAKTTLTVGVFGAFGLQEAGLYDEYMAQNPGIRIEQTSIERNENYYPQLLTHLGTGSGLADIQAVEVNNIAEITATQADKLVDLGKAPGVDKAAYLPWKWAQGTASTAKGGATVGLGTDIGPQGICYRKDLFEAAGLPTDRAAVGALWAGDWNKYLETGKAYKAKAGAGKAFVDSASGVMAAVTGSSAQRFYDEQGKVVYKSNPAVRGAFDLAASFSGEGLSAKLQQFTPAWDQGFANGSFATVSCPAWMLGYIQDKAGPAGKDKWDVAQAPKPSNWGGSFLVVPKAGKHTEEAAKLAAWLTAPAQQAKLFEKRGSFPSASASYKLPAVSGARHEYFGGAPIGEIFAKAAEGVPVTVVGPKDLVISQNLADIGMLQVDQKGRSAQEGWEAAVKAIDNALDQ; via the coding sequence ATGCGAGCCCACGCCCGAGCCCGAAGAACCCTTGCCACGGCAGTCACCGCGGTGGGAGCGGCGGCCCTGCTGCTCGCGGGGTGCGCGCAGGATCCGACCGAGAAACCGCAAGGCGGCGCCCCGGCGGGCGACAAGGCGAAGACCACCCTGACCGTCGGGGTCTTCGGCGCCTTCGGCCTCCAGGAGGCCGGGCTCTACGACGAGTACATGGCGCAGAATCCCGGGATCCGCATCGAGCAGACCTCGATCGAGCGGAACGAGAACTACTACCCCCAGCTCCTCACCCACCTGGGGACGGGCAGCGGGCTCGCCGACATCCAGGCCGTCGAGGTCAACAACATCGCCGAGATCACCGCCACCCAGGCCGACAAGCTGGTGGACCTGGGCAAGGCGCCGGGCGTGGACAAGGCCGCGTACCTGCCGTGGAAGTGGGCGCAGGGCACGGCGAGCACGGCGAAGGGCGGGGCCACGGTCGGACTCGGCACCGACATCGGGCCGCAGGGGATCTGTTACCGCAAGGACCTCTTCGAGGCGGCCGGACTGCCCACCGACCGCGCGGCGGTCGGGGCGCTGTGGGCGGGCGACTGGAACAAGTACCTGGAGACGGGCAAGGCCTACAAGGCGAAGGCGGGCGCGGGCAAGGCCTTCGTGGACTCCGCTTCGGGCGTGATGGCGGCGGTGACGGGCAGCAGCGCGCAGCGGTTCTACGACGAGCAGGGCAAGGTCGTCTACAAGAGCAACCCGGCGGTGCGCGGGGCCTTCGACCTGGCGGCCTCCTTCTCGGGCGAGGGGCTGAGCGCCAAGCTCCAGCAGTTCACCCCGGCCTGGGACCAGGGCTTCGCCAACGGCTCCTTCGCCACGGTCTCCTGCCCGGCCTGGATGCTCGGCTACATCCAGGACAAGGCGGGGCCGGCGGGCAAGGACAAGTGGGACGTGGCGCAGGCGCCGAAGCCGAGCAACTGGGGCGGTTCGTTCCTGGTGGTCCCGAAGGCGGGCAAGCACACCGAGGAGGCGGCCAAGCTGGCGGCCTGGCTGACGGCTCCGGCGCAGCAGGCGAAGCTCTTCGAGAAGCGGGGCAGCTTCCCGAGCGCGAGCGCGTCCTACAAGCTGCCGGCGGTGTCGGGGGCGCGGCACGAATACTTCGGCGGGGCCCCGATCGGCGAGATCTTCGCGAAGGCGGCGGAGGGGGTGCCGGTGACGGTGGTGGGTCCGAAGGACCTGGTGATCTCGCAGAATCTGGCGGACATCGGCATGCTCCAGGTCGACCAGAAGGGCCGCAGTGCCCAGGAGGGCTGGGAGGCCGCGGTGAAGGCGATCGACAACGCCTTGGATCAGTGA